In Granulicatella elegans, one genomic interval encodes:
- the pflA gene encoding pyruvate formate-lyase-activating protein has protein sequence MSEPVVGYIHSTESFGSVDGPGIRFVTFMQGCRMRCEFCHNPDTWNIGAGQKITSQELLEEALRYRAFWGKKGGVTVSGGEPLLQVDFLIDFFKRCKAMGIHTTLDSCGMPFTYDEPFFSKFEELLEYTDLILLDIKHIDDEQHKKLTAWTNKNILQLAEYLSEKGQPVWIRHVLVPERSDYDEYLQRLSDFVAGLKNVLKFEVLPYHRLGVYKWKNLGIPYKLEHIEPPTKERVANANRILRTQEYKGYLDV, from the coding sequence ATGAGTGAACCAGTTGTTGGATATATTCATTCTACAGAGAGTTTTGGGTCAGTTGATGGACCTGGCATTCGGTTTGTAACATTTATGCAAGGCTGCCGAATGAGATGTGAGTTTTGCCATAATCCAGATACTTGGAATATTGGAGCGGGACAAAAAATTACAAGTCAAGAATTATTAGAGGAAGCATTACGTTATCGTGCCTTTTGGGGGAAAAAAGGTGGCGTAACAGTGAGTGGAGGAGAACCTTTACTACAAGTTGATTTTCTAATTGATTTCTTCAAACGTTGTAAAGCAATGGGAATTCACACTACATTAGATAGTTGCGGAATGCCATTTACGTATGATGAACCATTCTTTAGTAAATTCGAAGAATTATTAGAATATACAGATTTAATTTTATTAGATATTAAACATATTGATGATGAACAACATAAGAAATTAACTGCTTGGACTAATAAAAATATTTTACAATTAGCAGAATATTTATCAGAAAAAGGTCAACCAGTTTGGATTCGTCACGTACTAGTTCCTGAACGCTCAGATTATGATGAATATTTACAAAGATTAAGTGATTTTGTAGCAGGATTGAAAAATGTATTAAAATTCGAAGTTTTACCATATCATCGTTTAGGCGTTTATAAATGGAAAAACTTAGGGATTCCATACAAATTAGAACATATTGAACCACCAACAAAAGAACGTGTTGCAAATGCGAATCGTATTTTAAGAACGCAAGAATACAAAGGATATTTAGATGTTTAG
- a CDS encoding PolC-type DNA polymerase III, giving the protein MSEHQQQLFLTLMNQLQLDNEEFLQPDFDQALLTKIDITKSIPEWCFHIETNQVIQYEKFKRFYEQLKQTYEKIAQVRLMVNTREESAITQKQIQAYWEMVLFQLEQESPLVVQLLSGQIPIWNQKKIQFHCPNEITKSHVNENYIKKIQQYFENFGFPKLGVEIIVNDELGSQLEEELRIKHETIEQVYQEKAVQQKENQETAASKLAAVDTDSSILYGKAIRSNLETKDIADIYEEERNVLVEAQIFDIEIRTRKASGKSFANIKMTDYTSSIGATLFPSTAEDEERLADLKKGTWVKAYGNIENNKFSQELNMIIRDMKKVDHIGRIDRAPEDQKRIELHLHTNMSVMDATNSASDLVKQAAKWGHPAVAITDHANLQSYPEAHGAGKGNNIKILYGLEGNIVDDQVNVAYNPQHILLEDATYVVFDVETTGLSAIYDSIIELAAVKMHKGNVIDKFEEFIDPGHPLSATTIQLTGITDDMVRGSKSQAQVLKEFSEFTKDTILVAHNASFDMGFLNTGYEKEGLEKTTQPVIDTLELSRLLHPQLKSHRLNTLAKRYNVALEQHHRAVYDSETTGHLCHIFLKEAANDHGLIYHDQLNTNLHPEEVFKNGRPFHATIFAKHQAGLKELFKVVSASNVQYFYRVPRILRSMLIENRDSFLIGSGCSEGEVFEAMMQKGYEEAKEKAQFYDYIEIMPKAVYRPLIDKELIRNEHHLEEIIKNLVKLGEELDIPVVATGNVHYLNPEDKIYREILLTSVNNGQKLNYPDVHFRTTNEMLDEFAFLGEKKAFEVVVTNTHWVNDQLEVIIPIKDDLYTPKIEGAEDEITKLSYDKAHEWYGEELPEIVEKRIDKELKSIIGNGFSVIYLISQKLVHKSNEDGYLVGSRGSVGSSLVATLTGITEVNPLAPHYRCPNCCYSEFFDDGSVGSGFDLPEKNCPNCGTRLAKDGHDIPFETFLGFYGDKVPDIDLNFSGEYQPQAHNYTKVLFGEDYVYRAGTIGTVADKTAFGYVKGYERDLGLEFRQAEIDRLAKGCTGVKRSTGQHPGGIIVIPDYMDVYDFTPIQFPADDQNAEWKTTHFDFHSIHDNVLKLDILGHDDPTVIRMLQDLSGIEPKDIPPDDPEVMKIFGGTEVLGVTPEQIDSNTGTLGIPEFGTKFVRGMLEQTKPSTFTELLQISGLSHGTDVYLGNAEELIRLHGIPLSEVIGCRDDIMVYLIHKGVENGAAFKIMEGVRKGKGIPEDYQAMMRENNVPEWYIESCLKIKYMFPKAHAAAYVLMALRVAWFKVHKPLLYYCAYFSVRAQDFDIVAMSQGKEMIKQRMKEIRDKGNDASAKEVNLLTVLELANEMCERGFNFKMVDIEKSDAVNFVIEGDSLIAPFRSIPGLGLNVANKIVEARQEQPFISKKDLATRGKVSKTLIDYMTENKVLEDLPDENQLSLFDF; this is encoded by the coding sequence GTGTCAGAACATCAACAACAATTATTTTTAACGTTAATGAATCAATTGCAGCTAGACAATGAAGAGTTTTTACAACCAGATTTTGATCAAGCCTTATTAACAAAAATTGATATTACAAAAAGTATTCCTGAATGGTGTTTTCATATTGAGACAAATCAAGTCATTCAGTACGAAAAATTCAAACGTTTCTATGAACAATTAAAACAGACTTATGAAAAAATTGCTCAAGTGAGATTAATGGTGAATACGAGAGAAGAATCTGCAATTACCCAAAAACAAATTCAAGCGTATTGGGAAATGGTTCTCTTTCAATTAGAACAAGAATCACCGTTAGTTGTACAATTACTTTCTGGACAAATCCCTATTTGGAATCAGAAAAAAATACAATTTCATTGCCCAAATGAAATTACCAAATCTCATGTCAATGAAAATTACATCAAAAAAATTCAACAATATTTTGAGAATTTTGGATTTCCAAAATTGGGCGTTGAAATTATTGTCAATGACGAATTAGGTAGTCAATTAGAAGAAGAGTTACGGATCAAACATGAAACGATTGAACAAGTATATCAAGAAAAAGCTGTTCAACAAAAGGAAAATCAAGAAACAGCAGCGTCTAAACTTGCTGCAGTCGATACAGATTCATCCATTTTATATGGAAAAGCAATTCGTAGTAATTTAGAAACAAAAGATATTGCAGATATTTATGAAGAAGAGCGAAATGTATTAGTCGAAGCGCAAATTTTTGATATTGAAATTCGTACAAGAAAAGCAAGTGGAAAGTCCTTTGCGAATATTAAAATGACGGACTACACTTCATCGATTGGGGCGACTTTATTTCCCTCAACAGCTGAAGATGAAGAACGTTTAGCAGACTTGAAAAAAGGAACATGGGTCAAAGCGTACGGAAATATTGAGAATAATAAATTTTCTCAAGAATTAAACATGATTATTCGAGATATGAAGAAAGTCGATCATATTGGTCGAATCGATCGCGCTCCAGAAGACCAAAAACGAATTGAATTGCATTTACATACCAATATGTCGGTCATGGATGCAACGAATTCTGCTAGTGATTTAGTGAAACAAGCAGCTAAATGGGGACATCCTGCTGTAGCCATTACAGACCATGCAAACTTACAATCGTATCCAGAAGCTCATGGAGCAGGAAAAGGAAATAATATTAAAATTTTATATGGATTAGAAGGAAATATTGTCGATGACCAAGTGAATGTTGCCTATAATCCACAACATATTTTATTAGAAGATGCGACTTATGTCGTATTTGACGTGGAAACAACTGGTTTATCAGCTATTTATGATTCCATTATTGAATTAGCAGCCGTTAAAATGCATAAAGGAAATGTTATCGATAAGTTTGAAGAATTTATTGACCCAGGACATCCATTATCTGCGACAACGATTCAATTAACAGGTATTACAGATGATATGGTTCGTGGCTCTAAATCACAAGCACAAGTGTTGAAGGAATTTTCAGAATTTACAAAAGATACTATTTTAGTAGCGCATAATGCCAGTTTCGATATGGGATTCTTAAATACTGGATATGAAAAAGAGGGCTTGGAAAAAACAACTCAACCGGTTATTGATACATTAGAGTTATCCAGATTATTACATCCACAATTAAAATCTCACCGATTAAATACATTAGCAAAACGTTATAATGTTGCCTTAGAACAACATCACCGTGCGGTATATGACTCAGAAACAACTGGACATTTATGTCATATTTTCTTAAAAGAAGCAGCCAATGATCATGGACTCATTTATCATGACCAATTGAATACGAACTTACATCCAGAAGAAGTGTTCAAAAATGGTCGTCCGTTCCATGCAACGATTTTTGCAAAACATCAAGCAGGATTGAAAGAACTCTTTAAAGTAGTTTCAGCTTCAAATGTACAATATTTTTATAGAGTTCCTCGAATTTTACGTAGTATGTTAATTGAAAATAGAGATTCATTTTTAATTGGGTCTGGATGTAGCGAAGGGGAAGTCTTTGAAGCAATGATGCAAAAAGGCTATGAAGAGGCAAAAGAAAAGGCTCAATTTTATGATTATATTGAAATTATGCCAAAAGCAGTCTATCGCCCATTAATTGATAAAGAATTAATTCGAAATGAACACCATCTAGAAGAAATTATTAAAAATCTCGTGAAATTAGGAGAAGAATTGGATATTCCAGTTGTTGCAACAGGGAATGTTCACTACTTAAATCCTGAGGATAAAATCTATCGAGAAATCTTACTAACATCTGTGAATAATGGACAAAAATTGAATTATCCAGATGTTCACTTTAGAACGACGAATGAAATGCTAGATGAATTCGCCTTTTTAGGAGAAAAAAAAGCTTTTGAAGTCGTTGTGACAAATACTCATTGGGTTAATGATCAGCTAGAAGTGATTATTCCAATTAAAGATGACTTATATACGCCTAAAATTGAAGGGGCCGAAGATGAAATTACAAAATTAAGTTATGATAAAGCTCATGAATGGTATGGAGAAGAATTACCAGAAATCGTTGAGAAACGTATCGATAAAGAATTAAAGAGTATTATTGGAAATGGATTCTCGGTTATTTACTTAATTTCTCAAAAATTAGTGCATAAGAGTAATGAAGATGGGTATTTAGTAGGTTCCCGTGGATCTGTTGGTTCTTCTTTAGTAGCAACATTAACGGGAATTACCGAAGTAAATCCATTAGCACCTCACTATCGTTGTCCAAACTGTTGTTATTCAGAATTTTTTGATGATGGTTCTGTTGGTTCAGGATTTGATTTACCAGAAAAAAATTGTCCAAACTGTGGAACACGTCTTGCAAAAGATGGACACGATATTCCATTTGAAACGTTCTTAGGGTTCTACGGGGATAAAGTACCCGATATCGATTTAAACTTCTCAGGGGAATATCAACCACAAGCGCATAACTATACGAAAGTGTTATTCGGAGAAGATTATGTATATCGTGCAGGAACCATTGGTACTGTAGCAGATAAAACAGCCTTCGGATATGTAAAAGGATATGAACGAGATTTAGGATTAGAATTTAGACAAGCGGAAATTGATCGTTTAGCAAAAGGATGTACAGGAGTAAAAAGAAGTACCGGACAACACCCAGGGGGAATTATTGTAATTCCAGATTATATGGATGTTTACGATTTTACTCCAATCCAATTTCCAGCTGATGACCAAAATGCAGAGTGGAAAACGACACACTTTGATTTCCACTCCATCCATGATAATGTGTTAAAACTCGACATACTTGGACACGATGATCCGACTGTGATTAGAATGCTACAAGATTTATCAGGAATTGAACCGAAGGATATTCCACCTGATGATCCAGAAGTGATGAAAATCTTTGGTGGAACAGAAGTGTTAGGCGTTACGCCAGAACAAATTGATTCTAATACGGGTACACTCGGAATTCCTGAGTTTGGTACAAAATTTGTACGTGGAATGTTAGAACAAACAAAACCAAGTACATTTACAGAGTTACTACAAATTTCAGGACTATCTCACGGAACAGACGTATATCTTGGAAATGCCGAAGAATTAATTCGACTACATGGCATTCCACTTTCGGAAGTAATTGGATGTCGTGATGATATTATGGTGTACTTAATTCATAAAGGTGTCGAAAACGGTGCTGCTTTCAAAATTATGGAAGGCGTACGTAAAGGAAAGGGAATACCAGAAGACTATCAAGCCATGATGCGAGAAAATAATGTTCCAGAATGGTACATTGAATCTTGCTTGAAGATTAAGTATATGTTCCCGAAAGCCCATGCGGCAGCCTATGTATTAATGGCTTTACGTGTAGCATGGTTTAAAGTTCATAAACCTTTATTATATTATTGTGCTTATTTCTCAGTTCGTGCTCAAGACTTTGATATTGTGGCAATGTCACAAGGAAAAGAAATGATTAAGCAAAGAATGAAGGAAATTCGTGACAAAGGAAATGATGCAAGTGCGAAGGAAGTAAACTTATTAACCGTACTTGAACTAGCGAATGAAATGTGTGAACGTGGATTTAATTTTAAAATGGTTGATATTGAAAAATCTGATGCAGTGAATTTTGTCATTGAAGGAGATAGTTTAATTGCTCCATTTAGATCAATTCCAGGATTAGGGTTAAACGTAGCCAACAAAATTGTTGAAGCAAGACAAGAACAACCATTTATTTCTAAAAAAGATTTAGCAACACGTGGGAAAGTTTCTAAAACTTTAATTGATTATATGACTGAGAATAAAGTATTAGAGGACTTACCAGATGAAAATCAATTATCCTTGTTTGATTTTTAG
- a CDS encoding phosphatidate cytidylyltransferase gives MKTRIITAIVALMLFVPILIIGGHLLKAVIAFLAFVAVFEFFQMKKLSIFSFEGFLTIIATLSIIFARAPIIELPVGVDFFYIFFLCVMLLMSLTVYKSEILSIEDVSFLSLIALYVGGGFSGILFVREYGFGMVVFVFCIIWGTDTFAYFTGRAFGKHKLAPAISPNKTIEGSIGGVIGAIGLGTIALKLFNPLGFHFIEMTILMIALSVFGQLGDLVESAYKRRFNVKDSGKIFPGHGGVLDRFDSTFFAMFMFQIVLKFFGTH, from the coding sequence ATGAAGACACGTATTATCACTGCCATAGTTGCCTTGATGTTGTTTGTTCCTATTTTAATCATTGGTGGGCATTTATTAAAAGCAGTTATTGCATTTTTAGCATTTGTTGCGGTTTTTGAATTTTTCCAAATGAAGAAATTATCGATTTTTTCTTTTGAAGGATTTTTAACGATTATTGCTACACTATCGATTATTTTTGCAAGAGCACCCATAATTGAATTGCCAGTAGGAGTAGATTTCTTTTATATTTTCTTCTTATGCGTCATGTTGTTAATGTCGTTAACGGTATATAAAAGTGAGATTCTTTCCATTGAAGATGTCAGTTTCTTATCACTGATAGCTTTATATGTTGGTGGAGGATTTTCCGGAATTTTATTTGTTAGAGAATATGGTTTTGGAATGGTAGTCTTTGTTTTCTGTATTATTTGGGGTACAGATACGTTTGCTTATTTTACAGGAAGAGCTTTTGGTAAACATAAATTAGCTCCAGCGATTAGTCCGAATAAAACAATTGAAGGTTCTATTGGTGGAGTGATTGGAGCTATAGGCTTAGGAACTATCGCTTTAAAATTATTTAATCCATTAGGATTTCATTTTATCGAAATGACCATTTTAATGATTGCCTTATCTGTATTTGGGCAATTAGGAGATTTGGTGGAATCTGCTTATAAACGTAGATTTAATGTAAAAGATTCTGGAAAGATTTTTCCAGGTCATGGAGGAGTATTAGACCGATTTGATTCAACATTTTTTGCAATGTTCATGTTTCAAATTGTATTGAAATTTTTTGGTACTCATTAA
- a CDS encoding manganese-dependent inorganic pyrophosphatase — protein MSKLLVFGHQNPDTDAITSAISYAYLLKQLGEDAEAVALGEPNEETQYALNYFNRTAPRVVTSLSEETNCVALVDHNEVQQSASDVEKVEVQYVVDHHRIANFQTANPLFYRCEPVGCTNTILFKMYKEYGIEIPKEIAGLMVSAIVSDTLLFKSPTCTQQDIEAATELARIAEIDVNSYGLEMLKAGTNLSTKSEAELIDLDAKSFPMGSYNMRIAQVNVVDEQELLSRREALEFSMKEANATHGYDTFLLVVTNILTSVSTGLVVGEALDTVAKAFNTEYENGLLILPGVVSRKKQVVPPLTVAFEN, from the coding sequence ATGAGTAAATTATTAGTTTTTGGACACCAAAATCCAGATACAGATGCGATTACATCAGCTATTTCGTATGCTTATTTATTAAAACAATTAGGAGAAGATGCAGAAGCAGTTGCACTAGGTGAGCCTAATGAGGAAACTCAATATGCATTAAATTATTTTAATAGAACAGCTCCTCGTGTTGTCACTTCATTAAGTGAAGAAACAAATTGTGTAGCATTAGTAGACCATAACGAAGTTCAACAAAGTGCTAGTGATGTTGAAAAAGTTGAAGTACAATATGTTGTGGATCATCACCGTATTGCGAATTTCCAAACGGCAAATCCTCTATTCTATCGTTGTGAACCAGTAGGATGTACAAATACGATTTTATTTAAAATGTATAAAGAATACGGAATCGAAATTCCAAAAGAAATTGCAGGATTAATGGTTTCAGCTATTGTTTCTGACACATTATTATTCAAATCACCAACATGTACACAACAAGATATTGAAGCAGCAACTGAATTAGCTCGTATTGCTGAAATTGATGTAAACTCTTATGGATTAGAAATGTTAAAAGCAGGTACAAATTTATCTACTAAATCTGAAGCAGAATTAATTGATTTAGATGCTAAATCATTCCCAATGGGTTCTTACAATATGCGTATTGCACAAGTGAATGTTGTGGATGAACAAGAATTATTATCTCGTAGAGAAGCATTAGAATTTAGCATGAAAGAAGCAAATGCAACTCATGGTTACGATACTTTCTTATTAGTAGTAACTAATATTTTAACAAGTGTATCTACTGGATTAGTGGTAGGGGAAGCGTTAGATACTGTTGCTAAAGCATTTAATACTGAGTATGAAAATGGTTTATTGATTTTACCAGGTGTTGTATCTCGTAAAAAACAAGTTGTACCACCATTAACAGTTGCTTTCGAAAACTAG
- a CDS encoding N-formylglutamate amidohydrolase — MNSYITVKQVNHASPILLSIPHSGLKIPEEIQVRINPKAKRIHTDWEMDTFIKDFPFTSISSKLTRYIVDVNRSKYTSKTSTRSIIPKYDEVGNPLFKQYPSKAIQQQWLKEFYTPYYDAILEQISLKEQNFTKICLLDLHSYDDKYFKTEKIIISTRNEATISKKSLEFIVSCFEKEKLSIQVDTPFKGGNIIHELSKQPNVEAIQIEIPYSIYLFENKLDKNKVEIIQEKLLNVFLKIEEFYTNF; from the coding sequence ATGAATTCATATATCACTGTAAAACAAGTAAATCATGCTTCTCCTATTTTATTGTCTATTCCTCATTCTGGATTAAAAATTCCTGAAGAAATTCAAGTACGAATAAATCCAAAAGCAAAACGAATTCATACTGATTGGGAAATGGATACATTCATTAAAGACTTTCCATTTACAAGTATTTCTTCGAAACTTACGAGATATATCGTAGATGTGAATCGATCAAAATATACTTCTAAAACTTCCACACGATCAATCATTCCAAAATATGATGAAGTTGGAAATCCATTATTTAAACAATATCCTTCTAAAGCAATCCAGCAACAATGGCTAAAGGAATTTTATACCCCTTATTACGATGCAATATTGGAACAAATATCCTTAAAAGAACAAAATTTTACAAAAATTTGTTTACTAGATTTACATAGCTATGATGATAAATATTTTAAAACAGAAAAAATTATTATTAGTACTAGGAATGAAGCAACCATTTCAAAAAAATCGTTGGAATTTATTGTAAGTTGTTTTGAAAAAGAAAAACTTTCTATTCAAGTAGATACACCATTTAAAGGTGGAAATATTATTCATGAATTATCCAAACAACCGAATGTAGAAGCAATTCAAATTGAAATACCTTATTCTATATATTTATTTGAAAATAAACTTGATAAAAATAAAGTAGAAATCATACAAGAAAAATTATTGAACGTCTTTTTGAAAATAGAAGAATTTTATACTAATTTCTAG
- a CDS encoding YitT family protein: MSLLNPAMYRKYRKDPKVRHLVSFLAILVSGFLQAFTLKVFIQPSNLLSSGFLGISILIHQIGELVGLDLSISLMMLALNIPVAIICYRGISPRFTFFSILQVLCGSFFHSSIKLCSYF; encoded by the coding sequence ATGAGTTTATTGAATCCCGCTATGTATCGTAAATATCGTAAAGATCCAAAAGTTCGTCATCTAGTAAGCTTTTTAGCTATTTTAGTATCAGGATTTTTACAAGCATTTACGTTAAAAGTATTTATTCAACCTTCGAATCTCCTTTCAAGTGGATTTTTAGGGATTTCTATTTTAATTCATCAAATTGGGGAGTTAGTTGGATTGGATTTATCCATTTCATTAATGATGTTAGCTTTAAATATTCCTGTTGCTATTATTTGTTATCGAGGAATTAGTCCTAGATTTACATTTTTTTCAATTTTACAAGTTTTATGTGGAAGTTTTTTTCATTCGAGTATTAAACTTTGCTCCTATTTTTGA
- a CDS encoding YitT family protein, producing MEVFFIRVLNFAPIFDDVLLNVIFGGVLNGIYISIALKGNASTGGTDFIALFFSNRNGKTIWQEVFFFNTLLLLIFGAIFGWKYAGYSILFQYISTKVISNFHQRYHRVTLQITTRYGEEVMQAYLKNIRHGISCVEAIGGFSHEKMYLLHTVLSSYELIDAISVLKEADPRVIINQFATENFYGRFHRDPE from the coding sequence GTGGAAGTTTTTTTCATTCGAGTATTAAACTTTGCTCCTATTTTTGATGATGTTTTATTAAATGTTATTTTTGGAGGAGTATTGAACGGGATTTATATTTCTATTGCGCTAAAAGGGAATGCTTCTACAGGTGGAACGGATTTTATCGCCTTATTCTTTTCTAATCGAAATGGTAAAACAATTTGGCAAGAAGTATTTTTCTTTAATACATTATTGTTATTAATATTCGGTGCTATTTTTGGTTGGAAATATGCAGGATATTCTATTTTATTCCAATATATTTCAACGAAAGTCATTAGCAATTTCCATCAACGCTATCATCGTGTAACTTTACAAATTACAACGCGTTATGGTGAAGAAGTCATGCAAGCTTATTTAAAAAATATTCGTCATGGTATTTCATGTGTAGAAGCGATTGGTGGATTTAGTCATGAAAAGATGTATTTATTACATACCGTGTTGTCTTCTTATGAATTGATTGATGCAATTTCTGTTTTAAAAGAAGCAGATCCTCGCGTTATCATTAATCAATTTGCAACGGAAAACTTCTATGGAAGATTCCATAGAGACCCAGAGTAA
- the rseP gene encoding RIP metalloprotease RseP, producing the protein MIKTIIAFLFVFGVIVIIHEFGHFYFAKRAGILVKEFAVGMGPKVFQVRKGETVYTLRLLPVGGYVRMAGHEEDDQNIKPGMMVTLRLEDGMVQQISFDPSTGLEQGIPFQIESCDLQEKMEVRGYKPQKEELDILKVSKKATIIEEDGTEVVVAPIERQFNSASLKNRMLTNFAGPMNNFILSIITFIIVAFLAGGVPSQEAVVGNFASESAAQTAGLQVGDKIIEIEGQPVQKWGDISKQISPRADLETKLVIERNGTQQTIVVTPKAYDLSNGSKVGVLGIESAKKTDVLSKVLYGFTQTWFVISSVFLTIASFFTKGFSINQLGGPVAIFSVTSQVAQSGFISILNFLGLISANLGMMNLLPIPALDGGKLVLNVIEGIRKKPLSPEKESYITIAGAVFLIILMILVTWNDISKLF; encoded by the coding sequence ATGATTAAAACAATTATTGCATTTTTATTTGTATTTGGTGTTATTGTGATCATTCATGAATTTGGACACTTTTATTTTGCAAAACGTGCAGGTATTTTAGTAAAGGAATTTGCCGTTGGAATGGGACCAAAAGTATTCCAAGTGCGTAAGGGTGAAACAGTTTATACATTACGATTATTACCCGTTGGTGGATATGTTCGTATGGCAGGTCATGAGGAAGATGATCAAAATATTAAGCCGGGTATGATGGTGACACTTCGTTTGGAAGATGGAATGGTTCAGCAAATTTCATTTGATCCATCAACTGGATTAGAACAAGGAATTCCTTTCCAAATTGAATCTTGTGATTTACAAGAAAAGATGGAAGTAAGAGGATATAAACCTCAAAAAGAAGAATTAGATATATTAAAGGTTTCTAAAAAAGCAACCATTATAGAAGAAGATGGAACAGAAGTTGTCGTTGCTCCAATTGAACGTCAGTTTAATTCAGCCAGCTTAAAAAACCGTATGTTAACAAATTTTGCGGGTCCGATGAATAATTTTATTTTATCGATTATTACATTTATAATCGTGGCATTTCTAGCAGGAGGAGTTCCTTCTCAGGAAGCAGTAGTTGGAAACTTTGCAAGTGAATCTGCTGCTCAAACAGCTGGTTTACAAGTTGGAGATAAAATTATTGAAATTGAAGGACAACCAGTACAAAAATGGGGAGATATTAGTAAACAAATTTCCCCACGAGCTGATCTTGAAACAAAACTTGTCATTGAACGAAATGGAACTCAACAAACGATTGTAGTAACGCCTAAAGCGTATGACTTATCAAATGGATCTAAAGTTGGGGTTTTAGGAATTGAATCGGCGAAGAAAACAGATGTATTGTCTAAAGTACTGTATGGATTTACTCAAACTTGGTTTGTGATCAGTTCAGTATTCTTAACGATTGCATCCTTCTTTACAAAAGGATTTTCGATTAATCAATTAGGTGGTCCAGTAGCCATTTTCTCAGTAACTTCCCAAGTGGCTCAAAGTGGATTTATTTCTATTTTGAATTTCTTAGGATTAATTAGTGCAAATTTAGGAATGATGAATTTATTACCTATCCCTGCATTAGATGGTGGAAAATTAGTTCTTAATGTAATTGAAGGGATTCGTAAGAAACCATTAAGCCCTGAAAAAGAATCGTATATTACAATTGCTGGGGCAGTATTCTTAATCATTTTAATGATTTTAGTGACATGGAATGATATTAGTAAATTATTTTAA
- a CDS encoding VOC family protein: protein MKNLFDYVKNLLPSGSKKEWDIAQVTLFVENIHSMKRFYTQVLGMTILQDFETEILLGLPQGSIPMIRLITAENSGSRKTNLTYYLGFEIPKKQLLGDLSNHFLLEEQMIMATCDDGYSEGFYIMDPEQNRLKFYCVKKDLLLEDVNHEMQYLEGNEVTIPIQEFLQLGDTGIHGLPAKTRLNQVHYIVEDIQKTSDFLTNTFQFKTTYDYVAERINFQFNDHYYSIAINEWQVIDSNHTMYGVREIMFFVPEIKVLESIVDRLEEMEWPYLYQDSELKVLTPDHIRYHFKVGERL, encoded by the coding sequence GTGAAAAATTTATTTGACTATGTAAAAAATTTATTGCCTTCTGGTTCAAAAAAAGAATGGGATATTGCCCAAGTAACGTTATTTGTAGAAAATATTCATAGTATGAAGAGATTTTATACGCAAGTTTTAGGAATGACCATTTTACAAGATTTTGAAACGGAAATTTTATTAGGATTACCTCAAGGAAGTATTCCAATGATTCGTCTAATAACAGCTGAAAATTCTGGCTCTCGTAAAACTAATTTAACGTATTATTTAGGATTTGAAATTCCTAAGAAACAGTTATTAGGAGATTTAAGCAATCATTTTTTACTAGAAGAGCAAATGATTATGGCAACTTGTGATGATGGTTATAGTGAAGGGTTTTATATTATGGATCCTGAGCAAAATCGTTTGAAATTTTACTGTGTAAAAAAAGATTTGTTACTAGAAGATGTGAATCATGAAATGCAATATTTAGAAGGAAATGAAGTGACGATTCCTATTCAAGAATTTCTTCAACTAGGGGATACTGGAATTCATGGATTACCTGCTAAAACACGTTTGAATCAAGTCCATTATATTGTGGAAGATATTCAAAAGACATCTGATTTTTTAACAAACACTTTTCAGTTTAAAACGACTTATGATTATGTTGCAGAACGAATTAATTTTCAATTTAATGATCATTATTATTCGATTGCGATTAATGAGTGGCAAGTAATTGATTCGAATCATACGATGTATGGTGTTAGAGAAATTATGTTCTTTGTCCCTGAAATTAAAGTGCTGGAGTCTATTGTAGATCGTTTAGAAGAAATGGAATGGCCTTATTTATATCAAGATTCTGAATTAAAAGTGTTAACACCGGATCATATTCGTTATCACTTTAAAGTGGGGGAACGTCTATGA